The following coding sequences lie in one Mycobacterium sp. Z3061 genomic window:
- a CDS encoding cytochrome bc complex cytochrome b subunit, producing MSPKLSPPKIGDVLAGQGEAVDSRYHPSAAVRRQLNKVFPTHWSFLLGEIALYSFIVLLITGVYLTLFFDPSMAEVTYNGVYQPLRGVEMSRAYETALNISFEVRGGLFVRQIHHWAALMFSASIMVHLARIFFTGAFRRPREANWVIGSLLLILSMFEGYFGYSLPDDLLSGIGLRAALSSITLGMPIIGTWLHWALFGGDFPGTILIPRLYALHILLIPGIILALIGAHMALVWFQKHTQFPGPGRTEHNVVGVRVMPTFAVKSGAFFACIVGVLGLMGGLLQINPIWNLGPYKPSQVSAGSQPDFYMMWTEGLARIWPPWEFYFWHHTIPAVVWVAIIMGLVFGLLVVYPFLEKRFTKDYAHHNLLVRPRDAPVRTAIGSMAITFYMVLTLCAMNDIIAFKFHISLNATTWIGRIGMVILPPLVYFIAYRWAVGLQRSDRSVLEHGVETGIIKRLPHGAYIELHQPLGPVDDHGHPLPLEYQGAALPKKMNKLGSAGSPGSGSFLRADPASEDAALREASHASEVRALTALREHQEDSNGSSNGSNGHSNGHG from the coding sequence ATGAGTCCAAAACTGAGTCCCCCGAAAATCGGTGATGTCCTGGCCGGCCAGGGCGAGGCCGTGGATTCCCGGTATCACCCGTCAGCGGCGGTGCGCCGTCAGCTCAACAAGGTGTTCCCGACGCACTGGTCGTTCCTGTTGGGCGAGATCGCGCTGTACAGCTTCATCGTGCTGCTGATCACCGGCGTGTACCTCACGTTGTTCTTCGACCCGTCGATGGCCGAGGTCACCTACAACGGCGTCTATCAGCCGCTGCGCGGCGTGGAGATGTCGCGGGCCTACGAGACGGCGCTGAACATCTCCTTCGAAGTCCGCGGTGGCCTGTTCGTCCGTCAGATCCACCACTGGGCGGCGTTGATGTTCTCGGCGTCGATCATGGTGCACCTGGCCCGGATCTTCTTCACCGGCGCGTTCCGCCGGCCGCGTGAGGCCAACTGGGTGATCGGGTCGCTGTTGCTGATCCTGTCGATGTTCGAGGGCTACTTCGGCTACTCGCTGCCCGACGACCTGCTCTCCGGTATCGGACTGCGCGCGGCGCTGTCGTCGATCACGCTCGGCATGCCGATCATCGGTACCTGGCTGCACTGGGCGCTGTTCGGCGGCGACTTCCCCGGCACGATCCTCATCCCCCGCCTCTACGCCCTGCACATCCTGTTGATTCCGGGCATCATCCTGGCCCTGATCGGCGCACACATGGCGCTGGTGTGGTTCCAGAAGCACACCCAGTTCCCCGGCCCGGGCCGCACCGAGCACAACGTGGTCGGCGTGCGCGTCATGCCGACGTTCGCGGTCAAGTCCGGTGCGTTCTTCGCCTGCATCGTCGGTGTGCTGGGCCTGATGGGCGGACTGCTGCAGATCAACCCGATCTGGAACCTGGGTCCGTACAAGCCATCTCAGGTGTCGGCGGGCTCGCAGCCAGACTTCTACATGATGTGGACGGAAGGCCTGGCCCGTATCTGGCCGCCATGGGAGTTCTACTTCTGGCACCACACTATTCCGGCCGTCGTGTGGGTCGCGATCATCATGGGGCTGGTGTTCGGCCTGCTGGTCGTCTACCCGTTCCTGGAAAAGCGGTTCACCAAGGACTACGCGCACCACAACCTGCTGGTGCGGCCGCGGGACGCTCCGGTGCGCACCGCAATCGGCTCGATGGCGATCACGTTCTACATGGTGCTGACGCTGTGCGCGATGAACGACATCATCGCGTTCAAGTTCCACATCTCGCTGAACGCGACGACGTGGATCGGGCGTATCGGCATGGTGATCCTGCCGCCGCTGGTCTACTTCATCGCCTACCGGTGGGCCGTGGGGCTGCAGCGCAGTGACCGTTCGGTGCTCGAGCACGGCGTCGAGACCGGCATCATCAAGCGGCTGCCGCACGGTGCCTACATCGAGCTGCACCAGCCGCTGGGACCGGTAGACGACCACGGCCACCCACTGCCGCTGGAGTACCAAGGCGCGGCACTGCCAAAGAAGATGAACAAGCTGGGCTCGGCCGGCTCACCGGGCAGCGGTAGCTTCCTGCGCGCCGACCCGGCGTCGGAGGACGCGGCGCTGCGCGAGGCGAGCCACGCCTCTGAGGTACGTGCCCTGACCGCCCTGCGGGAACACCAGGAGGACTCTAACGGCTCCTCCAACGGCTCCAACGGACACTCCAACGGGCACGGCTAG
- the asnB gene encoding asparagine synthase (glutamine-hydrolyzing), whose translation MCGLLAFVAAPPGLDGPAGADAAAAHAAEADGAIARASHLMRHRGPDEPGTWADPDADGSVVFGFNRLSIIDIAHSHQPLSWGPPEAPGRYVLVFNGEIYNYLELREELRTQHGVVFATDGDGEAIVAGFHHWGTDLLKRLRGMFAFALWDTVTRELFCARDPFGIKPLFMATGAGGTAVASEKKCLLDLADLIGFDAGGSGIDERAVQHYTVLQYVPEPETLHRGVRRLESGCYARIRPGSAPAVTRYFVPRFAAVPITSGTEQARYDEITAVLEDSVAKHMRADVTVGSFLSGGIDSTAIAALAIRHNPRLITFTTGFEREGFSELDVAVASAEAIGARHIAKVVSAEEFVGALPEIVWYLDEPVADPALVPLFFVAREARKHVKVVLSGEGADELFGGYTIYREPLSLKPFDYLPRSLRRSMGKVSKPLPEGMRGKSLLHRGSLTLEERYYGNARSFSDAQLRDVLPRFREDWTHTDVTAPVYAESAGWDPVARMQHIDLFTWLRGDILVKADKMTMANSLELRVPFLDPEVFAVASRLPYQAKITRTTTKYALRRALEPIVPAHVLNRPKLGFPVPIRHWLRAGELLEWGYELVDKSQAGHLVDLAAVRRMLDEHRVGTSDHSRRLWTMLIFMLWHAIFIEHSVVPQISEPVYPVEL comes from the coding sequence GTGTGTGGATTGTTGGCCTTCGTCGCCGCTCCCCCGGGCTTGGACGGGCCTGCCGGAGCCGATGCCGCGGCAGCGCATGCCGCCGAGGCCGACGGCGCGATCGCGCGCGCATCGCACCTGATGCGCCATCGCGGACCCGACGAACCGGGCACCTGGGCCGACCCTGACGCGGACGGTTCGGTGGTCTTCGGTTTCAACCGCCTCTCCATCATCGACATCGCGCATTCCCACCAGCCGCTGAGCTGGGGACCGCCGGAGGCGCCGGGCCGCTACGTGCTGGTGTTCAACGGCGAGATCTACAACTACCTGGAGCTGCGCGAGGAACTGCGCACCCAGCACGGCGTCGTATTCGCCACCGACGGCGACGGTGAAGCCATCGTCGCGGGCTTCCATCATTGGGGCACCGACCTGCTCAAGCGTTTGCGCGGCATGTTCGCGTTCGCGCTGTGGGACACCGTCACCCGGGAGCTCTTCTGCGCCCGCGACCCGTTCGGCATCAAGCCGTTGTTCATGGCGACCGGCGCCGGCGGCACCGCGGTGGCCAGCGAGAAGAAATGCCTGCTCGACCTGGCTGACTTGATCGGCTTCGACGCCGGGGGCTCCGGGATCGATGAACGCGCGGTGCAGCACTACACCGTCCTGCAGTACGTGCCCGAACCCGAGACGTTGCACCGCGGCGTGCGCCGGCTCGAGTCGGGCTGCTACGCCCGGATCCGGCCGGGGTCGGCGCCGGCGGTCACGCGATATTTTGTTCCTCGGTTTGCCGCGGTGCCGATTACGTCGGGCACCGAACAGGCCCGCTACGACGAGATCACCGCGGTGCTCGAGGACTCGGTTGCCAAGCACATGCGCGCCGACGTCACCGTCGGGTCGTTTCTGTCCGGCGGCATCGACTCCACGGCCATCGCGGCACTGGCGATCCGGCACAACCCGCGCCTGATCACCTTCACCACCGGCTTCGAGCGCGAGGGCTTCTCCGAACTCGACGTCGCGGTAGCATCGGCGGAGGCGATCGGGGCCCGGCACATCGCGAAGGTGGTGAGCGCCGAGGAGTTCGTGGGCGCGCTACCCGAGATCGTCTGGTACCTCGACGAGCCGGTGGCCGACCCGGCGCTGGTGCCGCTGTTCTTCGTCGCCCGCGAGGCGCGCAAGCACGTCAAGGTGGTGCTGTCCGGCGAAGGCGCCGACGAGTTGTTCGGCGGCTACACGATCTACCGCGAGCCGCTGTCGCTCAAACCGTTCGACTACCTGCCCCGGTCGCTGCGACGGTCGATGGGCAAGGTGTCCAAGCCGCTACCGGAGGGGATGCGCGGCAAGAGCCTGCTGCACCGGGGCTCGCTGACGCTGGAAGAGCGCTACTACGGCAACGCCCGCAGCTTCTCCGACGCTCAGCTACGCGACGTGCTGCCCCGATTCCGGGAGGACTGGACCCACACCGACGTCACGGCGCCGGTGTACGCCGAGTCGGCGGGCTGGGACCCCGTGGCGCGGATGCAGCACATCGACCTGTTCACCTGGCTGCGCGGCGACATCCTGGTCAAGGCCGACAAGATGACGATGGCCAACTCACTGGAGCTGCGGGTGCCGTTCCTGGACCCCGAAGTGTTCGCTGTGGCCTCGCGGCTGCCCTACCAGGCCAAGATCACCCGCACCACGACCAAGTACGCGCTGCGGCGCGCGCTGGAGCCGATCGTGCCGGCGCACGTGCTCAACCGCCCCAAACTAGGGTTCCCGGTGCCGATCCGGCACTGGCTGCGCGCCGGCGAGCTGCTGGAGTGGGGCTACGAGCTGGTCGACAAATCGCAGGCCGGCCACCTCGTCGACCTGGCCGCAGTCCGCCGGATGCTCGACGAGCACCGGGTGGGCACCAGCGATCACAGCCGCCGGCTGTGGACGATGCTGATTTTCATGCTGTGGCACGCGATCTTCATCGAGCACAGCGTGGTGCCGCAGATCAGCGAGCCGGTCTACCCGGTCGAGCTCTGA
- a CDS encoding DUF2561 family protein yields the protein MVGKYSAYRRGPDPVVNPNIIDRVMIGACAAIWLVLVGVSVAAAVALADLGRGFHKMARTPHTTWVLYAVIVVSALIIAGAIPVLLRARRMTQAEPVVRSRALQGGAVRPAKQVSRSGSRIPIEQSRRESVKAYGALDEWSGAVVDRIWLRGALALTSTIGTSLIAVAVATYLMAAGHEGASWVSYGFAGVIAAGLPAIEILYVRQLRRGQVAH from the coding sequence ATGGTCGGCAAGTATTCGGCATACCGGCGTGGCCCGGACCCCGTGGTCAATCCGAACATCATCGACCGCGTCATGATCGGCGCCTGCGCCGCGATCTGGCTGGTGCTTGTCGGTGTCAGCGTCGCGGCGGCGGTCGCGCTGGCCGATCTGGGCCGGGGCTTTCACAAGATGGCGCGCACCCCACACACCACCTGGGTGCTCTATGCCGTCATCGTCGTCTCCGCGCTGATCATCGCCGGAGCTATCCCGGTGTTGCTGCGGGCCCGCCGGATGACGCAGGCCGAACCGGTGGTGCGCTCGCGAGCCCTGCAGGGCGGGGCCGTCAGGCCCGCCAAGCAGGTCAGTCGCTCGGGGTCGCGCATCCCGATCGAGCAGTCACGCCGCGAGTCGGTCAAAGCCTATGGCGCGCTTGATGAATGGTCCGGTGCGGTGGTGGACCGGATCTGGCTGCGCGGGGCACTGGCACTTACCAGCACTATCGGGACGTCGCTGATCGCCGTCGCGGTGGCCACCTATCTGATGGCCGCCGGACACGAGGGCGCGTCGTGGGTCAGTTACGGGTTCGCGGGCGTGATCGCCGCGGGTCTGCCGGCGATCGAGATCCTCTATGTGCGTCAGCTCCGTCGCGGCCAGGTAGCGCACTGA
- a CDS encoding c-type cytochrome produces the protein MKKMGFTRFGAGKSDRSRRRLHRRLSGGLLLLIALTIAGGLAAVLTPTPQVAVADESGSALLRTGKQLFDTSCVSCHGANLQGVPDHGPSLIGVGEAAVYFQVSTGRMPAMRGEAQAPRKEPIFDEAQIDAIGAFVQSNGGGPTVVRNPDGSLAMQSLRGSDLGRGGDLFRLNCASCHNFTGKGGALSSGKYAPDLGEANEQQILTAMLTGPQNMPKFSDRQLSFESKKDIIAYVRTAAEERSPGGYGLGGFGPAPEGMAMWIIGMVAAIGLALWIGARA, from the coding sequence TTGAAGAAAATGGGGTTCACCCGATTCGGTGCCGGTAAGAGCGACCGGTCCCGGCGGCGTCTGCACCGTCGGTTGTCCGGCGGACTCTTGCTGCTGATCGCGCTCACCATTGCCGGCGGGCTGGCGGCCGTCCTGACGCCGACGCCGCAGGTTGCGGTCGCCGACGAGTCGGGTTCGGCGTTGCTACGGACCGGCAAGCAACTCTTCGACACGTCATGCGTGTCCTGCCACGGCGCCAACCTGCAGGGCGTGCCCGACCACGGGCCCAGCCTGATCGGCGTCGGCGAGGCAGCCGTCTACTTCCAGGTATCGACCGGCCGGATGCCCGCCATGCGCGGCGAGGCTCAGGCACCGCGCAAGGAGCCGATCTTCGACGAGGCTCAGATCGACGCGATCGGTGCCTTCGTGCAGTCCAACGGTGGCGGCCCCACCGTCGTACGCAACCCCGACGGCAGCCTGGCGATGCAGTCGCTGCGCGGCTCAGACCTGGGCCGCGGCGGCGACCTGTTCCGGCTCAACTGCGCTTCCTGCCACAACTTCACCGGTAAGGGCGGGGCGCTGTCGTCGGGCAAGTACGCGCCCGACCTGGGTGAAGCCAACGAGCAGCAGATTCTGACCGCGATGCTGACCGGCCCGCAGAACATGCCGAAGTTCTCCGACCGCCAGCTGTCCTTCGAGTCGAAGAAAGACATCATCGCCTACGTGCGGACCGCCGCCGAGGAACGCTCCCCGGGCGGCTACGGACTGGGTGGATTCGGACCCGCACCTGAGGGCATGGCGATGTGGATCATCGGCATGGTCGCTGCCATCGGGCTGGCACTGTGGATTGGGGCGCGCGCATGA
- a CDS encoding cytochrome c oxidase subunit 4, with translation MHIEARLFEFIAAFFVLVTVLYAILTAIFANGGVEWAGTTALALTGGLALIVATFFRFVARRLDTRPEDYEGAEISDGAGELGFFSPHSWWPIMIALSGSVCAVGIALWLPWLIVAGVVFILSSAAGLVFEYYVGPEKH, from the coding sequence ATGCATATCGAAGCCAGGTTGTTCGAGTTCATCGCCGCCTTTTTCGTCTTGGTGACGGTGCTGTACGCGATTCTGACCGCAATCTTCGCGAACGGCGGCGTCGAGTGGGCCGGCACCACCGCGCTGGCGCTGACCGGTGGGCTGGCGCTGATCGTCGCCACCTTCTTCCGGTTCGTGGCGCGCCGCCTCGACACCCGTCCCGAGGACTACGAGGGCGCTGAAATCAGTGATGGCGCAGGGGAATTGGGTTTCTTCAGCCCGCACAGCTGGTGGCCGATCATGATCGCCCTGTCCGGATCGGTGTGTGCCGTCGGGATCGCTCTGTGGCTGCCGTGGCTGATCGTCGCGGGTGTCGTCTTCATCCTTTCCTCGGCGGCCGGGCTTGTCTTCGAGTACTACGTCGGACCCGAAAAGCACTGA
- the trpD gene encoding anthranilate phosphoribosyltransferase produces MAASSEDYSPAAPSWPRVLGRLTNRQNLLRGQAAWAMDQIMTGAAQPAQIAAFAVAMKMKGPTSDEVSELAGVMLDHARAMPAGAIPDDAVDIVGTGGDGVNTVNLSTMASIVVAAAGVPVVKHGNRAASSLSGGADTLEALGVRIDLGPEEVARSLAEVGIGFCFAPQFHPSYRHASVVRREIGVPTVFNLLGPLTNPARPRAGLIGCAFADLAEVMAGVFAARRSSVLVVHGDDGLDELTTTTTSTIWRVQAGTVDKLKFDPAGFGFARAELDELRGGDAAANAAEVHAVLAGTRGPVRDAVVLNAAGALVAHAGLSSRAEWLPAWEDGLRRAAAAIDSGAAEHLLARWVRFSQQV; encoded by the coding sequence GTGGCTGCGTCGTCTGAGGATTATTCGCCCGCCGCGCCGTCCTGGCCGCGGGTGCTGGGGCGCCTGACGAACCGGCAGAACTTGCTGCGGGGTCAGGCTGCCTGGGCGATGGACCAGATCATGACCGGCGCGGCGCAACCGGCCCAGATCGCGGCGTTCGCGGTGGCGATGAAGATGAAGGGGCCGACGTCCGACGAAGTCAGCGAACTGGCCGGCGTGATGCTCGACCATGCCCGTGCGATGCCGGCCGGCGCCATCCCGGACGACGCGGTCGACATCGTCGGAACCGGTGGCGACGGGGTGAACACGGTGAATCTGTCCACCATGGCTTCCATCGTGGTGGCGGCCGCGGGCGTGCCGGTGGTCAAACACGGCAACCGGGCGGCGTCCTCGTTGTCCGGCGGTGCGGACACCCTCGAGGCGCTCGGGGTGCGCATCGACCTGGGGCCCGAGGAGGTCGCGCGCAGCCTCGCCGAGGTGGGGATCGGGTTTTGCTTCGCACCTCAGTTTCATCCGTCCTACCGCCACGCGTCCGTGGTGCGCCGCGAGATCGGGGTGCCGACGGTGTTCAATCTCCTTGGGCCGCTTACGAATCCGGCCAGGCCGCGAGCTGGACTGATCGGTTGCGCGTTCGCTGACCTGGCTGAGGTGATGGCCGGGGTGTTTGCTGCGCGCCGGTCCAGTGTGTTGGTGGTGCATGGCGACGACGGACTCGACGAGCTCACCACCACCACGACGAGCACCATCTGGCGGGTGCAGGCGGGCACCGTGGACAAGCTGAAGTTCGATCCCGCCGGATTCGGGTTCGCGCGCGCTGAGCTCGACGAGCTGCGCGGCGGTGACGCCGCGGCCAACGCCGCTGAGGTGCACGCGGTGCTGGCCGGCACTCGGGGGCCGGTGCGCGACGCGGTGGTGCTCAACGCCGCAGGGGCACTCGTCGCACACGCCGGGCTATCCAGCCGCGCTGAATGGTTGCCGGCGTGGGAGGACGGGCTGCGGCGGGCCGCCGCCGCGATCGACAGCGGGGCGGCCGAACACCTGCTCGCGCGATGGGTGCGGTTCAGCCAGCAGGTCTGA
- a CDS encoding cytochrome c oxidase subunit II, protein MAVTLGVLAVTLSGCSWEDALALGWPKGITHEGHLNRELWIGAVIASLVVGVIVWALIFWACTFHRKKKGDDEFPRQFGYNMPLELVLTVTPFLIISVLFYFTVVVQEKMTHLASDPEVVIDITSFQWNWKFGYQRVAFKDNTFNYEGADAAKKKAMTSKPEGKDRHGEELVGPIRGLNTEDRTYLNFDKVEILGTSTEIPVLVLPAHKRIEFQMASADVIHDWWVPEFLFKRDVIPNPEANHSENRFQVEEITQTGAFVGHCAELCGTYHAMMNFEVRVVEPNDFVAFLQQRIAGKTNAEALQAINQPPLATTTHPFETRRGELAPSPRG, encoded by the coding sequence ATGGCAGTGACGCTGGGCGTGCTGGCGGTCACCCTGAGCGGCTGCTCGTGGGAGGACGCGCTCGCGCTCGGCTGGCCCAAGGGCATCACCCACGAAGGCCACCTCAACCGCGAGCTGTGGATCGGCGCCGTCATCGCCTCGCTGGTCGTCGGCGTCATCGTGTGGGCCCTGATCTTCTGGGCCTGCACCTTCCACCGGAAGAAGAAGGGCGACGACGAGTTCCCCCGCCAGTTCGGCTACAACATGCCGCTGGAGCTGGTGCTGACCGTCACACCCTTCCTCATCATCTCGGTGCTGTTCTACTTCACGGTCGTGGTTCAGGAGAAGATGACGCACCTGGCCAGCGATCCCGAAGTCGTCATCGACATCACGTCGTTCCAGTGGAACTGGAAGTTCGGCTACCAGCGTGTGGCCTTCAAGGACAACACGTTCAACTACGAGGGCGCCGACGCCGCCAAGAAGAAGGCGATGACCTCCAAGCCGGAGGGCAAGGACCGCCACGGGGAAGAACTGGTCGGACCGATCCGTGGTCTCAACACCGAAGACCGCACCTACCTGAACTTTGACAAGGTCGAGATCCTGGGCACCAGCACCGAGATCCCGGTCCTGGTGTTGCCCGCCCACAAGCGCATCGAGTTCCAGATGGCCTCGGCCGACGTGATCCACGACTGGTGGGTGCCGGAGTTCCTGTTCAAGCGCGACGTGATACCCAACCCCGAGGCCAACCACTCGGAGAACCGTTTCCAGGTTGAGGAGATCACCCAGACCGGCGCGTTCGTCGGCCACTGCGCCGAGTTGTGCGGCACGTACCACGCGATGATGAACTTCGAGGTGCGGGTGGTGGAGCCGAATGACTTCGTGGCCTTCCTGCAGCAGCGCATCGCCGGCAAGACGAATGCCGAAGCGCTACAGGCCATCAACCAGCCACCGCTGGCGACCACCACCCATCCGTTCGAAACCCGCCGCGGCGAATTGGCCCCGAGCCCAAGAGGTTAG
- a CDS encoding ubiquinol-cytochrome c reductase iron-sulfur subunit has translation MSDESEVTQTAKTGSDTDTTTHAGQTEPDDAALAGMSREELLALGSEMDGVQIVYKEPRWPVEGTKAEKRAARGVANWLLLGGFFGLALLLVFLFWPWEYKPTGSSGNFLYSLATPLYGFTFGMSILSIAIGAVLLQKRFIPEEITIQDRHDGASREIDRKTVVANLADAYEGSTVGRRKLIGASLGIGLGAFGLGTLVAFAGGLIKNPWKPVVPTAEGMKAVLWTSGWTPRFKGETIYLARATGAHDGPPYTKMRPEDMDAGGMETVFPWRESDGDGTTVESHEKLSAISLGVRNPVMLIRIKPGDVDRVVKRQGQESFNFGEFFAYTKVCSHLGCPASLYEQQSYRILCPCHQSQFDALHFAKPIFGPAARALAQLPITIDSDGYFVANGDFIEPVGPAFWERTTT, from the coding sequence ATGAGCGACGAGTCTGAAGTGACGCAAACCGCGAAGACCGGTTCCGACACCGACACCACCACGCACGCGGGTCAGACCGAGCCCGACGACGCGGCGCTGGCCGGCATGTCCCGGGAGGAACTGCTCGCACTCGGCAGCGAGATGGACGGCGTCCAAATCGTCTACAAGGAGCCGCGCTGGCCCGTCGAGGGCACCAAGGCCGAGAAGCGCGCCGCGCGCGGCGTCGCCAACTGGCTTTTGCTGGGCGGTTTCTTCGGGCTGGCGCTGTTGCTGGTCTTCCTGTTCTGGCCGTGGGAGTACAAGCCGACCGGCAGCTCGGGCAACTTCCTCTACTCGCTCGCCACCCCGCTGTATGGCTTCACCTTCGGGATGTCGATCCTGTCGATCGCCATCGGCGCGGTGCTGCTGCAGAAACGCTTTATCCCCGAAGAGATCACGATTCAGGACCGCCACGACGGCGCGTCCCGGGAGATCGATCGCAAGACGGTGGTGGCCAACCTGGCCGACGCCTACGAGGGTTCGACGGTCGGACGCCGCAAGCTGATCGGCGCGTCGCTCGGTATCGGCCTGGGCGCGTTCGGCCTGGGCACTCTGGTCGCGTTTGCCGGCGGCCTGATCAAGAACCCGTGGAAGCCGGTCGTTCCCACCGCCGAGGGTATGAAGGCGGTGCTGTGGACGTCGGGCTGGACCCCGCGTTTCAAGGGCGAGACGATCTACCTGGCCCGCGCGACCGGGGCCCACGACGGACCTCCGTACACCAAGATGCGCCCCGAGGACATGGACGCCGGCGGCATGGAGACGGTCTTCCCCTGGCGCGAGTCCGACGGCGACGGGACCACCGTCGAGTCGCACGAGAAGTTGTCGGCGATCTCGCTGGGTGTGCGCAACCCCGTGATGCTCATCCGGATCAAGCCCGGCGACGTGGACCGCGTGGTCAAGCGTCAGGGCCAGGAGAGCTTCAACTTCGGCGAGTTCTTCGCCTACACCAAGGTGTGCTCGCACTTGGGTTGCCCCGCATCGCTTTACGAGCAGCAGTCCTACCGAATCCTGTGCCCGTGTCACCAGTCGCAGTTCGACGCACTGCACTTCGCCAAGCCGATCTTCGGCCCGGCGGCCCGTGCGTTGGCGCAACTGCCCATCACAATCGACTCCGACGGGTATTTCGTCGCCAACGGTGACTTCATCGAACCCGTGGGACCGGCATTCTGGGAGCGCACAACAACATGA
- a CDS encoding MmpS family transport accessory protein — protein sequence MSGPNPPGRDPDEPDPVSEPDDLESGSDELSDGDGLEPLDGGDVEPPAETDAYSRAYSAPESELFSSPYMPGDLALYDYDSYDEADRDDERSPRWPWVVGVAAILAAISLVVAVSLLVTRTGTSQLANPATTTTPSAPPVQDQITTTKPPPSSEPPPPSSEPPPPPPPPETPPPTETQTVTVTPPPPPPPPPATTAAPPPASSTTAAAPPPATTTPAGPRQVTYSVTGTKAPGDIISVTYVDASGRRRTQHNVYIPWSMTVTPISQSDVGSVEASSLFRVSRLNCSIITSDGTVLSSNTNDSPQTSC from the coding sequence ATGAGCGGGCCGAATCCGCCGGGACGGGATCCAGACGAACCCGACCCTGTCAGCGAGCCAGACGACCTGGAATCCGGCAGCGATGAGTTGAGCGACGGCGATGGCCTCGAGCCGCTCGACGGCGGCGATGTGGAGCCGCCAGCCGAGACGGACGCCTATTCCCGGGCCTACTCGGCGCCCGAGTCCGAACTGTTCAGCAGCCCGTATATGCCCGGCGATCTGGCCCTGTACGACTACGACAGTTACGACGAGGCCGACCGCGACGACGAGCGGTCCCCGCGTTGGCCGTGGGTCGTCGGGGTGGCCGCGATCCTGGCGGCGATCTCACTGGTGGTGGCGGTGTCGCTGCTGGTGACGCGGACCGGGACCAGTCAGCTGGCCAACCCGGCGACCACCACCACGCCGTCGGCGCCGCCGGTGCAGGACCAGATCACCACCACCAAGCCGCCACCCTCGTCGGAGCCGCCACCGCCGTCCTCAGAGCCGCCCCCGCCGCCCCCGCCGCCCGAAACGCCACCTCCAACGGAGACGCAGACAGTAACCGTGACGCCCCCGCCGCCACCACCACCGCCGCCCGCGACCACGGCCGCGCCGCCGCCTGCGAGCAGCACCACCGCCGCGGCACCACCCCCGGCAACCACGACGCCGGCCGGGCCACGGCAGGTCACCTACTCGGTGACCGGCACCAAAGCCCCCGGTGACATCATCTCGGTGACCTACGTCGACGCCTCCGGCCGGCGCCGGACGCAGCACAACGTCTACATCCCGTGGTCGATGACCGTCACACCGATCTCGCAGTCAGATGTGGGTTCGGTGGAGGCGTCCAGTCTCTTCCGCGTCAGCCGACTCAACTGCTCGATCATCACCAGTGACGGAACGGTATTGTCCTCCAACACCAACGACTCACCGCAGACGAGCTGCTGA
- a CDS encoding heme-copper oxidase subunit III: protein MTSAVGTSGTAITSRVHSLNRPNMVSVGTIVWLSSELMFFAGLFAFYFTARAQAGGNWPPPPTELNLYQAVPVTLVLIASSFTCQMGVFAAERGDVFGLRRWYVITFLMGLFFICGQAYEYVHLVTHGTTIPSSAYGSVFYLATGFHGLHVTGGLIAFIFLLVRTTMSKFTPAQATASIVVSYYWHFVDIVWIALFAVIYFIR, encoded by the coding sequence GTGACGAGTGCTGTAGGGACCTCGGGTACCGCGATTACGTCGCGAGTCCATTCGCTGAACCGCCCCAACATGGTCAGTGTTGGCACCATAGTGTGGCTTTCCAGCGAGCTCATGTTCTTTGCTGGGCTGTTCGCGTTCTACTTCACGGCGCGAGCGCAGGCCGGCGGGAACTGGCCGCCGCCGCCGACCGAGCTGAATCTGTACCAGGCCGTGCCGGTGACGCTGGTGTTGATCGCGTCGTCGTTCACCTGCCAGATGGGCGTGTTCGCGGCCGAACGCGGCGACGTTTTCGGTCTGCGGCGCTGGTACGTGATCACCTTCCTGATGGGGCTGTTCTTCATCTGCGGCCAGGCCTATGAGTACGTGCACCTGGTGACGCACGGGACGACCATCCCCAGCAGCGCCTACGGCAGCGTGTTCTATCTGGCCACCGGCTTCCACGGCCTGCACGTCACCGGCGGTCTGATCGCGTTCATCTTCCTGCTGGTCCGCACCACGATGAGCAAGTTCACTCCGGCGCAGGCCACCGCCAGCATCGTCGTCTCTTACTACTGGCACTTCGTCGACATCGTGTGGATTGCGTTGTTCGCCGTGATCTATTTCATCCGATGA